Proteins encoded in a region of the Phaenicophaeus curvirostris isolate KB17595 chromosome 1, BPBGC_Pcur_1.0, whole genome shotgun sequence genome:
- the LOC138732720 gene encoding protein-lysine methyltransferase METTL21E-like isoform X1 — translation MGLGYQWCEFQIENVSLKPGHLLQLQNWLQICDLTNLSAEEKEDEQIVAEIMRRRFFPAVITHKAWEGFHFAGHEIRITEATDCYGAVVWPSALVLCYFLETSSKQYNLVDKNVIEIGAGTGLVSIVASLLGALVTATDLPELLGNLQHNVLQNTKLKCKHQPCVKELSWGIDLEKNFPRSSCQFDYIMAADVVYHHPFLDELLLTFDHLCKNDTIILWAMKFRLDKENQFVGRFQKIFDLEVISNFPSLNITLYKAMRKGRMKVRLSKPMI, via the exons atggggctgggataTCAGTGGTGTGAATTTCAAATTGAAAACGTGTCTCTGAAGCCTGG TCATCTCTTACAGCTACAGAACTGGTTGCAGATCTGTGACCTTACCAATCTTTCTGCAG aggaaaaagaagatgaaCAGATAGTTGCAGAAATCATGAGAAGgcgtttttttcctgctgttataACTCATAAGGCCTGGGAAGGCTTTCACTTTGCTGGCCATGAGATAAGAATAACAGAAGCCACTGATTGTTACGGGGCAGTCGTCTGGCCATCG GCTCttgttttgtgttattttttggAAACTAGTTCTAAGCAATACAACTTGGTTGACAAAAATGTGATTGAAATTGGAGCTGGAACTGGGCTGGTCTCCATTGTAGCCAGTTTACTGG GTGCACTTGTGACTGCTACTGATTTGCCAGAACTGCTGGGAAACCTTCAGCACAATGTTCTCCAAAATACAAAGCTGAAATGCAAGCATCAGCCTTGTGTTAAGGAATTGTCTTGGGGAATTGACCTGGAAAAGAACTTTCCTAGGTCTTCCTGTCAATTTGACTACATTATGGCTGCTGATGTAGTTTACCACCACCCCTTCCTGGACGAACTCCTCCTAACTTTTGATCACTTGTGCAAGAATGACACCATTATTCTGTGGGCTATGAAATTTAGGCTGGACAAAGAGAACCAATTTGTGGGcagatttcagaaaatatttgacttGGAAGTTATTTCTAATTTCCCCAGTTTGAACATAACCTTATATAAGGCAATGAGGAAAGGCAGAATGAAAGTCAGACTTTCCAAACCAATGATCTGA
- the LOC138732720 gene encoding protein-lysine methyltransferase METTL21E-like isoform X2 translates to MDLKSSQNNQLQNELVRERERQEEEKEDEQIVAEIMRRRFFPAVITHKAWEGFHFAGHEIRITEATDCYGAVVWPSALVLCYFLETSSKQYNLVDKNVIEIGAGTGLVSIVASLLGALVTATDLPELLGNLQHNVLQNTKLKCKHQPCVKELSWGIDLEKNFPRSSCQFDYIMAADVVYHHPFLDELLLTFDHLCKNDTIILWAMKFRLDKENQFVGRFQKIFDLEVISNFPSLNITLYKAMRKGRMKVRLSKPMI, encoded by the exons aggaaaaagaagatgaaCAGATAGTTGCAGAAATCATGAGAAGgcgtttttttcctgctgttataACTCATAAGGCCTGGGAAGGCTTTCACTTTGCTGGCCATGAGATAAGAATAACAGAAGCCACTGATTGTTACGGGGCAGTCGTCTGGCCATCG GCTCttgttttgtgttattttttggAAACTAGTTCTAAGCAATACAACTTGGTTGACAAAAATGTGATTGAAATTGGAGCTGGAACTGGGCTGGTCTCCATTGTAGCCAGTTTACTGG GTGCACTTGTGACTGCTACTGATTTGCCAGAACTGCTGGGAAACCTTCAGCACAATGTTCTCCAAAATACAAAGCTGAAATGCAAGCATCAGCCTTGTGTTAAGGAATTGTCTTGGGGAATTGACCTGGAAAAGAACTTTCCTAGGTCTTCCTGTCAATTTGACTACATTATGGCTGCTGATGTAGTTTACCACCACCCCTTCCTGGACGAACTCCTCCTAACTTTTGATCACTTGTGCAAGAATGACACCATTATTCTGTGGGCTATGAAATTTAGGCTGGACAAAGAGAACCAATTTGTGGGcagatttcagaaaatatttgacttGGAAGTTATTTCTAATTTCCCCAGTTTGAACATAACCTTATATAAGGCAATGAGGAAAGGCAGAATGAAAGTCAGACTTTCCAAACCAATGATCTGA
- the LOC138732720 gene encoding protein-lysine methyltransferase METTL21E-like isoform X3 has protein sequence MRRRFFPAVITHKAWEGFHFAGHEIRITEATDCYGAVVWPSALVLCYFLETSSKQYNLVDKNVIEIGAGTGLVSIVASLLGALVTATDLPELLGNLQHNVLQNTKLKCKHQPCVKELSWGIDLEKNFPRSSCQFDYIMAADVVYHHPFLDELLLTFDHLCKNDTIILWAMKFRLDKENQFVGRFQKIFDLEVISNFPSLNITLYKAMRKGRMKVRLSKPMI, from the exons ATGAGAAGgcgtttttttcctgctgttataACTCATAAGGCCTGGGAAGGCTTTCACTTTGCTGGCCATGAGATAAGAATAACAGAAGCCACTGATTGTTACGGGGCAGTCGTCTGGCCATCG GCTCttgttttgtgttattttttggAAACTAGTTCTAAGCAATACAACTTGGTTGACAAAAATGTGATTGAAATTGGAGCTGGAACTGGGCTGGTCTCCATTGTAGCCAGTTTACTGG GTGCACTTGTGACTGCTACTGATTTGCCAGAACTGCTGGGAAACCTTCAGCACAATGTTCTCCAAAATACAAAGCTGAAATGCAAGCATCAGCCTTGTGTTAAGGAATTGTCTTGGGGAATTGACCTGGAAAAGAACTTTCCTAGGTCTTCCTGTCAATTTGACTACATTATGGCTGCTGATGTAGTTTACCACCACCCCTTCCTGGACGAACTCCTCCTAACTTTTGATCACTTGTGCAAGAATGACACCATTATTCTGTGGGCTATGAAATTTAGGCTGGACAAAGAGAACCAATTTGTGGGcagatttcagaaaatatttgacttGGAAGTTATTTCTAATTTCCCCAGTTTGAACATAACCTTATATAAGGCAATGAGGAAAGGCAGAATGAAAGTCAGACTTTCCAAACCAATGATCTGA